DNA from Corallococcus soli:
CCCCGGACGAGGAGCTGCCCGGAGCCACCCCAGCGGGTGGGAGGCACGTGGGGACCTTTCAGGTCGGGGTGCCGCCGGAGGAGGAGCCCCCGGCGCGCCTGGACCTGCTGCCGGACCTGACGCTGGCCGTGTCCCACCGGGTGCCGTCGCGGGTGGCGGACTTCAACAGCCGGGTGGCCGCGCGCGTGACGCCCTTCGTGGACCGGCTGACGGGGCTGGTGTACCCGAGGGCCGACCTGACGTTGAACGGCACCTGGGCGCTGGGCCCCCGGGTGCGGCTGTCGGGGACGGGGGGCGCCGCGTTCGCGGTGGGTGGCGCGGTGGGCGACCGTCAGGTGGTGGGCGGGGTGGGCGCCAGCTGGACGGTGTCACGGTGGGTGTCACTGGAGGCGGACACGCGGACAGCGTGGACTCGCTCGCCCGACGTGGAAGCGGCCCGCATGGTGTGGTCCGCGACGCTGGGACTGTCGGTACGGCAAACTGGTATCCTCTGAAGCTCCCCCATGGCGAAGCTCATCCTCCTTTCCGTCCTCATCGCCACCATCGCGCTGCCCGGTGCGGCGGCGCGCGACGCGAATCCGTGGAAGGGGATGAAGAAAGCCATCTTGTGGGTGGCCCTCTTCAATGTGGCGTACGCATACGGCGTGCTCGTGCTCGTGCCCCGGTACGGGTTCGGGTGAGGGAAGGAAAGGCATTCGACGTGATGGAGCTCCAACACCTCACCGTCCTCCTCGTGGAGGACTCTCCGATGTTCCGCGTCATGCTGCGTGACATGCTCCAGGAAATGGGCGTGAAGAGCGTGGTGGAGAAGCCCAACGGGAAGTCCGCCATGGAGTACCTCCAGGGCGCGGAGAAGCCCGACCTCGTGTGCCTGGACCTGACGTTGCCGGACGTGTCCGGCTACGACGTCTGCGAGCACATCCGCCGCACGCCCGCCATCGCCCATGTGCCGGTGCTGATGGTGAGCGCGCGCAACCTGCCGGAGGACAAGGCCTACGCGGAGGAGGCCGGCGCCAACGGCTACCTGGGCAAGCCCTTCACGCCGGAGGAACTGGAGAAGCGCGTGCGCCAGGTCCTGAAGGCCGCGGTGGCCCGGAGCCCCCAGTGACGTCCCCCGCCCCCCGCCCCCCCCCGTCCGCCCCGCCCCCGCATTACGTCCCCGAGCGTGAAGAGACGAACGCGCCGGCGGACCTCATCGACTGGGGCTTCCTGTTCGACGGGCTGGGGTTCGTGCGGCGGGCGGTGCTGCGACACTGGTTCCTGGGCCTGTGCATCATCGTGGTGATGAGCGCCCTGGGCTCCGCGGCGGCGAAGCTGATGCCGCGCAAGTACCACGTCGAAACGCGGATGCTGACGTACCGCAACCTCATCATCTCCTCGCTGGTGAACCCGGGCCGCTCCATCCCCGTGGAGGCCGACCAGCCGACGCGCGCCGCGTGGGAGATGGTGCTCAGCCGGGGCAACCTCAAGTCCGTCATCAAGAACGCGAAGCTCATCGAGTACTGGGACAACATGCGGTCGCCGCTCAGCCGCCTGAAGGAGCAGTACACGAAGAAGGCGCCGCCCCCCATGTCCAACGAGGACAAGGAGGAGGCGCTCATCGCCATGCTGGAGAACAGCCTCAACGTGATGGCGGAGGGCGGCTCCGGCACGGTGACCATCGGCGTGGACTGGAGCGATCCGCAGATGGCCTTCAAC
Protein-coding regions in this window:
- the epsW gene encoding exopolysaccharide biosynthesis response regulator EpsW, whose amino-acid sequence is MELQHLTVLLVEDSPMFRVMLRDMLQEMGVKSVVEKPNGKSAMEYLQGAEKPDLVCLDLTLPDVSGYDVCEHIRRTPAIAHVPVLMVSARNLPEDKAYAEEAGANGYLGKPFTPEELEKRVRQVLKAAVARSPQ